From the Acidilutibacter cellobiosedens genome, one window contains:
- a CDS encoding SDR family NAD(P)-dependent oxidoreductase yields MGYFDNKKVVVTGGSSGIGFGIAKLFAENGATVILIARNAEKLEGAYKKIQDINSHVYKYACDVSNPSEIEDTCEKICKEVGVPDVLANVAGGFTEKISWDKITPEVLEQSMRTNLFSGFYFTKFFAGAMKDNSVKGSIVNIGSSSALQVKRGRIQYTLSKSGVHTMTKVLALDLAQYGIRVNSIAPGPTKTEKIEKRFDDPKLREQELKRMKSIPLGRLADVEEIANAVYFLASDKASFITGVVLPVDGGYTVGIY; encoded by the coding sequence ATGGGTTATTTTGATAATAAAAAAGTAGTAGTAACCGGCGGAAGCAGCGGGATTGGTTTTGGTATAGCAAAATTGTTTGCTGAAAATGGAGCTACAGTTATATTAATAGCCCGTAATGCCGAAAAGCTGGAAGGAGCTTACAAGAAAATTCAGGATATTAACTCTCATGTTTACAAATATGCTTGTGATGTAAGTAATCCTTCGGAAATAGAGGATACATGTGAAAAGATCTGTAAAGAAGTAGGAGTACCAGATGTTTTGGCAAATGTTGCGGGAGGATTTACCGAGAAAATATCTTGGGATAAAATTACACCGGAGGTATTGGAGCAATCAATGAGGACAAATTTATTTAGTGGGTTTTATTTTACTAAATTCTTTGCAGGTGCTATGAAGGATAATTCTGTGAAAGGTTCAATAGTAAATATCGGTTCTTCAAGTGCTCTTCAGGTTAAGAGGGGAAGAATACAGTATACACTAAGCAAATCCGGAGTTCATACTATGACTAAGGTATTGGCTCTTGATTTAGCTCAATATGGCATAAGAGTAAATTCTATCGCTCCGGGACCAACCAAAACAGAAAAAATAGAAAAGAGATTTGATGATCCTAAGTTAAGAGAACAAGAATTGAAGCGTATGAAAAGTATACCTTTAGGAAGATTAGCAGATGTAGAAGAAATTGCTAATGCCGTATATTTCTTGGCATCTGATAAGGCATCTTTTATAACAGGAGTTGTACTGCCTGTTGATGGAGGTTATACTGTTGGAATTTATTAA
- a CDS encoding PTS galactitol transporter subunit IIC, protein MGGLLKVVNYIVALGANVFLPVIMFFIGIIFGLKPGKALRAGLTLGVAFTAINLFISQLLVGQIAPAAQQMITSTGLSLTAMDVGWPAASTISWSWKYAATIFPFQIVVNLILLWVGFTNTLTVDLWNVWQKIFAGAIIYYFTGNLWISYAGALLLIILELKVGDLIAKRTQDAMGVPGVTIPHACTMWLLPLTPLIYLLDKIPALNKVKIDAEYLHKKLGFLGDPIILGLVLGVIIGLLARYPFDQVLKLGVTTATVMFVLPRIASIFMEALMPISESASEFMKKRFPGREIYIGLDWPVLGGYPAVITASVALIPILILLAIVLPGNTTLPFGDLANFGCLMVPVAVLTGGDLIKTLIVGTATLCVSLWGASAVAGSFTTLAKEVGFAMPENVAQITWLKTSPPIWAIFEAIKGNWTTVIVLVALAVISFYLLKKYYSKSANDAN, encoded by the coding sequence TTATATAGTCGCATTAGGAGCAAATGTATTTTTACCTGTTATAATGTTTTTTATAGGGATTATTTTCGGATTAAAACCGGGAAAAGCATTAAGAGCCGGATTAACTTTGGGAGTGGCTTTTACTGCAATTAATTTGTTTATTTCACAATTATTGGTTGGGCAGATTGCTCCCGCTGCTCAGCAGATGATAACAAGTACAGGCTTAAGTTTGACAGCTATGGATGTAGGCTGGCCTGCTGCATCTACAATAAGCTGGTCTTGGAAATATGCGGCAACTATATTTCCGTTTCAGATAGTTGTAAACCTGATTTTATTGTGGGTAGGATTTACTAATACATTGACCGTTGACTTATGGAATGTTTGGCAGAAAATATTTGCAGGTGCTATAATTTATTATTTCACTGGAAACTTATGGATATCGTATGCAGGAGCATTACTCTTGATAATACTTGAATTAAAAGTTGGAGATTTAATTGCAAAAAGAACTCAAGATGCAATGGGAGTTCCTGGAGTTACAATTCCTCATGCATGTACTATGTGGCTTCTTCCTTTAACTCCTCTTATATATTTGCTTGATAAAATACCGGCTTTAAACAAAGTTAAAATAGATGCCGAATATCTGCACAAAAAATTAGGATTTTTAGGAGACCCAATCATTCTTGGATTGGTATTAGGAGTAATCATAGGACTTTTAGCACGTTATCCCTTTGATCAAGTGCTTAAACTTGGGGTTACTACTGCTACTGTAATGTTTGTTTTGCCGAGGATTGCAAGTATATTCATGGAAGCTCTTATGCCTATTTCAGAATCTGCAAGTGAATTTATGAAAAAGAGATTCCCTGGAAGAGAAATATATATTGGATTGGATTGGCCGGTTTTAGGAGGCTATCCTGCAGTAATAACTGCATCAGTTGCTTTAATTCCTATTTTGATTTTACTTGCAATTGTACTTCCCGGAAATACAACGTTACCTTTTGGTGATCTTGCAAACTTTGGTTGTTTGATGGTTCCTGTGGCAGTTTTAACAGGCGGAGATTTAATAAAGACTCTTATAGTGGGAACTGCTACATTATGTGTTTCGCTGTGGGGAGCAAGTGCCGTAGCTGGGTCATTTACTACCTTAGCCAAAGAGGTTGGTTTTGCAATGCCTGAAAACGTAGCGCAAATAACTTGGTTAAAGACAAGTCCTCCGATTTGGGCTATATTTGAAGCTATTAAGGGCAATTGGACTACAGTTATTGTTTTGGTTGCTTTAGCTGTTATAAGTTTCTATCTCTTGAAGAAATACTATTCCAAGAGTGCAAACGATGCTAATTAA